A part of Paenibacillus sp. IHBB 10380 genomic DNA contains:
- a CDS encoding MFS transporter, with product MYIFKANMRDRTGGSAILALYPPERRGAAMGLMGLVIMVAPVIGPALSGLVIDTLHWRWLFYMVIPVALFSIIYAFIYLKNVTELTKPRVDLLSIVMSTIGFGCVIYGFSRTNVWTEPEGYTSIAIGSLFLLLLVWRQLKIKESLINLSVFWHPTFSLVAVLVVVLMMVRSPPRHCCQSICRM from the coding sequence ATGTATATATTCAAAGCCAATATGAGAGACAGAACAGGAGGATCTGCGATTCTTGCCCTCTATCCACCGGAACGCCGGGGTGCGGCCATGGGTCTCATGGGGCTGGTCATTATGGTCGCCCCTGTCATCGGGCCAGCTTTATCGGGTCTGGTCATCGATACATTACACTGGCGATGGCTATTTTATATGGTGATTCCTGTCGCATTGTTTTCGATTATTTATGCATTCATTTACTTAAAGAATGTGACAGAACTAACCAAACCAAGGGTCGATCTTTTATCCATTGTGATGTCAACCATCGGTTTCGGTTGCGTCATATACGGCTTCAGCCGAACAAATGTATGGACTGAACCCGAGGGTTACACTTCGATTGCCATAGGCAGCCTCTTCTTGCTCTTGCTTGTATGGCGGCAGCTCAAGATCAAAGAGTCTTTGATTAATCTTTCAGTATTCTGGCATCCCACTTTTTCTTTGGTTGCGGTATTGGTAGTAGTCCTGATGATGGTTCGTTCGCCACCACGACATTGTTGCCAATCTATATGCAGGATGTGA
- a CDS encoding phosphotransferase enzyme family protein produces the protein MFVRKGEVVINYNEVVAIGDTYLLTAVSELFGLEGYEIQRIPAHDGGRNVVYTCEKEGEGAKILRIAFLHDRSREDFLGEVEYIRYLFEHGGSVSDVVSSRNGNLLEEITHNNHTFFVCLFEKAKGKMLVENNYRYREDAPISEYYYNCGKVLGKLHQISKGYTPVHRRYSFFDKFNAEYIDKLIPDSLSLLKEKLVEILNTLKGLDKNQETFGMIHFDYNDGNYSIDFDTGQITVYDFDNSCFGWYMYDLADLWTHGVGWIQFEPDDGKRKKFMEDYFNTVLAGYRSETRIEDSMLDKLPLFIKVTLMENILGYFEDMQNDSEETECEGELSYLIKCLEDDIPYKGFFHEIYSCEEPFEYEVRNI, from the coding sequence ATGTTTGTACGAAAAGGAGAGGTAGTTATAAATTATAACGAAGTTGTTGCAATCGGAGATACCTATTTACTTACAGCAGTATCAGAGTTGTTCGGATTAGAAGGCTATGAAATCCAGCGGATTCCGGCACATGATGGAGGGCGGAATGTCGTTTATACCTGTGAGAAAGAGGGCGAGGGCGCTAAAATACTCAGAATCGCTTTCTTACATGACAGGAGCCGGGAAGATTTTCTGGGAGAAGTTGAGTATATCAGGTATTTATTCGAGCATGGAGGAAGTGTCTCCGATGTAGTCAGCTCTAGGAATGGGAATCTGCTGGAGGAGATCACCCACAATAACCACACTTTTTTTGTCTGCCTATTTGAAAAGGCTAAGGGCAAAATGCTTGTAGAAAATAATTATCGGTACCGTGAAGACGCTCCGATTTCCGAATATTATTATAATTGCGGTAAAGTCCTGGGGAAACTGCACCAAATATCGAAAGGATATACACCTGTCCATCGTCGGTATAGTTTTTTTGATAAATTTAATGCTGAATATATCGATAAACTGATCCCCGACTCCTTATCCCTGCTTAAGGAAAAGCTGGTAGAGATCCTTAATACTTTAAAAGGATTGGACAAGAATCAGGAGACTTTCGGTATGATTCATTTTGATTACAACGATGGGAATTATTCGATAGATTTTGATACCGGGCAAATAACCGTATACGATTTCGATAATTCATGTTTCGGTTGGTATATGTATGACCTAGCAGATCTCTGGACACACGGAGTAGGCTGGATACAATTCGAACCAGACGACGGCAAACGAAAAAAGTTTATGGAGGATTATTTTAATACAGTCCTCGCGGGATACAGATCTGAGACCAGAATCGAAGATTCGATGTTGGATAAGTTGCCCTTATTTATCAAAGTAACCCTCATGGAAAATATTTTAGGTTATTTTGAGGATATGCAGAACGATAGTGAAGAGACTGAGTGTGAAGGGGAGCTGTCGTATCTCATAAAATGCCTGGAAGACGATATCCCGTATAAGGGATTTTTCCATGAGATTTACTCGTGTGAAGAACCCTTTGAGTATGAGGTACGAAATATTTAG
- a CDS encoding helix-turn-helix domain-containing protein, with amino-acid sequence MADLPISLVHLRRLFKFAFGVPLQSYIRSRKLAVSLENLMQTEKRILDIAIECGYEHEQTYIRAFKREYGLTPGECRESGRNIHVTPPLHLFPNNDVCGNLVYGPNMVMIPSFHLIGCIHRIEIAEAPTEAPEAAKQFWWNKRHKVPSPVEPNIYYGLTRTPNPSLSWTYYLPSMRVKDLNDIPDGFTGDTVPASLCVGFRYIGNHHYEEISELRAEALYTAIDRLAKEHNGRYVLLDNEFFFEKIDIDAYDGQYCQMEWFAPIRVKYD; translated from the coding sequence TTGGCCGATCTCCCGATATCCTTAGTTCATTTGCGACGACTTTTTAAGTTCGCTTTCGGCGTGCCGCTGCAAAGCTATATCCGCTCTCGAAAGCTAGCCGTCAGCTTGGAGAATTTGATGCAAACCGAGAAGCGGATCCTCGACATTGCAATCGAATGTGGTTATGAACATGAACAAACTTACATCCGCGCGTTTAAACGCGAGTATGGGCTTACGCCTGGCGAATGCAGAGAATCCGGCAGAAACATTCACGTAACACCTCCTCTACATCTGTTTCCAAACAACGATGTTTGTGGAAATTTGGTGTACGGGCCGAATATGGTCATGATTCCATCCTTTCATTTAATCGGGTGTATCCATCGAATTGAGATCGCTGAAGCACCGACAGAAGCACCCGAAGCTGCCAAACAGTTTTGGTGGAACAAGCGGCATAAAGTGCCGAGTCCAGTAGAACCCAATATCTATTACGGTCTAACGAGAACACCTAATCCATCGCTTAGTTGGACGTACTATCTACCGTCTATGCGCGTAAAGGATCTGAACGATATTCCTGATGGCTTTACAGGCGACACCGTCCCTGCTTCCTTGTGTGTCGGCTTTCGCTATATTGGGAACCATCATTACGAGGAGATTAGCGAACTACGCGCAGAAGCGCTGTATACTGCCATCGATAGGCTTGCCAAGGAGCACAACGGGAGATATGTGCTTCTGGATAACGAATTCTTCTTCGAAAAAATCGACATAGATGCATACGATGGCCAATATTGTCAAATGGAATGGTTTGCGCCAATCAGAGTGAAGTACGATTAA
- a CDS encoding MerR family transcriptional regulator produces the protein MYTIGQVAKFLGISRDTLKFYEEKELVKPKQDDTNGYRKYNHFDIYDVVTINFYREIDIEIKKIQDIRRSKSIEELELLLEEKEQQVLEEIEYKNLLLKRIQLIKSDCQKVKQYLGKYMIKEMNPLKVKGEITDLAAHDEYDILQNNPGNLKQAVTLTGLRRVIKFNEEGIIGDRFIVVHKVEDINEDIEGEVLTYPKCIYTIIEDGRWSTNGKNIDDQVEENLRRVAIENSYELLGLVFINMIITTYEDGLERVFLEIYAPIK, from the coding sequence TTGTATACAATCGGACAAGTAGCTAAATTTCTAGGGATATCCAGAGATACATTAAAATTTTATGAGGAAAAGGAATTAGTAAAGCCTAAACAAGATGATACAAATGGATATAGAAAATATAATCATTTTGATATATATGATGTTGTAACCATAAATTTTTATAGAGAAATTGATATTGAAATCAAGAAGATTCAAGATATTAGAAGAAGCAAGAGTATAGAGGAGCTAGAATTACTTTTAGAGGAGAAAGAACAACAAGTACTGGAGGAAATTGAATATAAAAATTTACTTTTAAAACGTATTCAACTCATTAAATCGGATTGTCAAAAAGTAAAGCAATATCTAGGGAAATATATGATAAAAGAAATGAACCCTTTGAAAGTGAAAGGTGAAATAACAGATTTAGCAGCTCATGATGAATATGATATTCTACAAAACAATCCAGGCAATTTAAAGCAGGCAGTCACATTAACAGGTTTAAGAAGAGTAATAAAATTTAATGAAGAAGGTATCATAGGTGATAGATTTATAGTTGTACATAAAGTAGAGGACATTAATGAGGATATAGAGGGTGAAGTTCTTACTTATCCCAAGTGTATTTATACCATTATTGAAGACGGTAGATGGTCAACTAATGGAAAAAATATAGATGATCAAGTCGAAGAGAACTTAAGAAGAGTAGCCATAGAAAATAGTTATGAACTATTGGGATTGGTTTTTATTAATATGATCATTACTACTTATGAAGATGGACTTGAACGTGTGTTTTTGGAAATTTATGCTCCTATAAAATAG
- a CDS encoding CPBP family intramembrane glutamic endopeptidase, with amino-acid sequence MKRKKTLKRPIVSFILLTNIIFWPLFLLVGAASMLVFPSVIFDILFCISSWSSTFAFFILFKRIYPEQRFIEFVKDKFKNKLKLSVAIIAIMIQVLIFGVIVFIVSSNTSGAGSIYTISSFGMLIYFFFRNLLSGPLGEELGWRGFAQNELQKKYSPLKASIIIGFWWGMWHLPIWFTTGLMGIELIKYIVFFMISIIATKIMMTAFYNLNQNLVIPIIIHQFFNFFIGIINGNVIDLIMYSAILYCIVAVILIVINPKKVLYE; translated from the coding sequence ATGAAACGAAAAAAAACCTTAAAGAGACCAATAGTAAGCTTTATTCTATTAACCAATATCATTTTTTGGCCACTCTTTTTGCTCGTTGGAGCAGCAAGTATGTTAGTATTTCCTTCAGTGATATTTGATATTCTATTCTGTATATCCTCTTGGTCGTCAACCTTTGCCTTTTTCATTTTATTTAAAAGAATTTATCCGGAACAGCGTTTTATAGAATTCGTAAAAGATAAATTCAAGAATAAACTCAAGTTATCTGTGGCTATTATAGCCATTATGATCCAAGTTTTAATATTTGGAGTTATCGTGTTTATTGTATCATCTAATACGAGTGGAGCAGGGTCAATTTATACAATTTCTTCTTTTGGAATGCTGATATACTTCTTTTTTAGGAATTTATTGTCAGGACCATTAGGAGAAGAATTAGGCTGGAGAGGCTTTGCTCAAAATGAGCTTCAAAAGAAGTATTCACCTTTAAAAGCTTCTATAATAATAGGATTCTGGTGGGGAATGTGGCATCTACCAATATGGTTTACTACAGGGTTGATGGGCATTGAATTAATAAAGTATATTGTGTTTTTTATGATTTCAATTATAGCAACAAAGATTATGATGACAGCATTTTATAACTTGAATCAGAATTTAGTCATTCCAATCATAATCCATCAATTCTTTAATTTTTTTATTGGTATCATAAATGGAAACGTAATTGATTTGATCATGTATAGCGCAATTTTATATTGTATAGTAGCGGTTATACTAATAGTTATAAATCCGAAGAAAGTACTATATGAATAA
- the rlmH gene encoding 23S rRNA (pseudouridine(1915)-N(3))-methyltransferase RlmH yields MFIQIIGVGKLKEKYLVLGIQEYAKRLTPYIKFQMVEVADEKAPDTLSEAEVSQVKDREGERILAHIKSEAHVVALAIGGQLWSSEELAAEINKLGTYGTSHVVFVIGGSHGLSDAVLRRAQRKLSFGRMTLPHQLMRLVLTEQVYRAVKINRGEPYHK; encoded by the coding sequence ATGTTCATTCAGATTATTGGTGTCGGCAAATTGAAAGAGAAATATTTAGTGTTGGGCATTCAGGAATATGCCAAGCGGCTTACTCCTTACATCAAGTTCCAGATGGTGGAGGTAGCGGATGAGAAGGCACCCGACACCTTGAGCGAAGCAGAGGTGTCACAGGTTAAGGATCGCGAGGGCGAACGCATCCTCGCGCATATTAAGAGCGAGGCGCATGTCGTTGCGCTCGCTATCGGGGGCCAGCTATGGAGTTCGGAAGAGCTGGCCGCAGAGATCAACAAGCTCGGCACCTATGGGACGAGTCATGTCGTGTTCGTGATCGGAGGAAGCCACGGGCTCTCCGATGCAGTACTGCGTCGCGCCCAGCGGAAGCTCAGCTTCGGGCGCATGACGTTGCCGCATCAGCTGATGCGGCTGGTGCTGACGGAGCAGGTGTATCGGGCGGTGAAGATTAACCGGGGTGAGCCGTACCATAAATGA
- a CDS encoding CxxH/CxxC protein — protein MYVVCKDHVELAIDMFVDEFEDAPDIVDLKETEFSDWDPPVKCRECEQSAQYLVV, from the coding sequence ATGTATGTGGTATGTAAAGATCATGTAGAACTTGCGATTGATATGTTCGTCGATGAATTTGAGGATGCGCCTGATATTGTAGATCTGAAGGAAACGGAATTCTCCGATTGGGATCCACCAGTGAAATGCCGTGAATGCGAGCAGTCCGCACAATATTTGGTCGTCTAG
- a CDS encoding S1C family serine protease: protein MGLFDDEFYSTKVSRPKKENAKVRRRSISWPRPRRRLGLSTLQISLISSVVSAFMTVLLISLITGLPTSPKDSATVSAAPIKQIEGDPFERLIQAAAKVRPAVVSIVNYKDHKKDVLTLDESGVGSGVIYKQENGLAYIITNHHVINEAEELEVITVDGEKRKAKLIGTDPVNDIAVLSIDDKNIKVIAEMGDSDKLRLGETVIAIGNPLGLGDTLTSGIISYTNRMIPVSLNQDGVYDWEQKVIQTDAAINEGNSGGALVDLNGKVIGINTMKISDTGVEGLSFAIPMDQVMKTAGDLMENGKISRSYLGVYTVDLNNSFSPIDADQRKELKLPSDVKDGVLVLDVVGPALDAGMKLNDVITQFNGKAINKTLELKKFLYNETKVGDELTITYYREGELKTAKVLLKDKPELEDVK from the coding sequence ATGGGCTTGTTTGATGATGAGTTTTACTCGACCAAAGTATCGAGACCAAAAAAAGAAAATGCCAAAGTAAGAAGAAGATCTATAAGTTGGCCCCGCCCCCGTCGTCGTCTAGGTCTGTCCACTTTGCAGATTTCCTTGATTAGTTCGGTTGTTAGTGCGTTTATGACAGTTCTATTAATCAGTCTGATTACAGGGTTACCCACTTCACCGAAGGATTCAGCTACCGTGAGTGCTGCTCCAATCAAGCAGATTGAAGGAGATCCTTTCGAACGACTTATTCAGGCGGCGGCGAAGGTTCGTCCTGCTGTGGTGAGTATCGTTAATTATAAGGATCATAAGAAGGATGTCCTAACGTTAGATGAATCTGGCGTCGGGTCAGGAGTTATTTATAAACAAGAGAACGGTCTTGCTTATATCATTACGAACCATCACGTCATTAATGAAGCTGAAGAGCTGGAAGTGATAACCGTTGATGGTGAGAAGCGTAAAGCCAAGTTGATCGGTACAGATCCCGTTAATGATATCGCAGTATTGTCTATAGATGACAAGAATATTAAAGTGATAGCCGAGATGGGTGATTCAGATAAATTACGCCTGGGCGAGACGGTTATTGCTATTGGGAACCCACTTGGGCTTGGCGATACGCTAACCTCTGGGATTATCAGTTACACGAATCGTATGATTCCTGTGTCTCTGAACCAAGATGGTGTTTATGATTGGGAACAAAAGGTCATTCAGACCGATGCTGCCATTAACGAAGGTAATAGTGGTGGCGCGTTGGTTGATCTAAACGGTAAAGTCATTGGTATTAATACGATGAAAATATCGGATACTGGTGTAGAAGGATTAAGTTTCGCTATTCCAATGGATCAAGTGATGAAGACGGCCGGGGATCTGATGGAGAATGGTAAAATATCTCGTTCCTACCTTGGCGTATATACGGTAGATTTGAATAATTCCTTCTCTCCTATCGATGCAGATCAACGTAAGGAACTGAAGTTACCTAGTGATGTGAAGGATGGCGTTCTCGTTCTAGATGTGGTTGGCCCTGCGCTGGATGCAGGCATGAAACTGAATGATGTCATTACGCAGTTTAATGGTAAGGCGATTAACAAGACACTCGAGTTAAAGAAGTTCCTCTATAATGAGACGAAGGTTGGCGATGAACTGACGATTACTTACTATCGTGAGGGCGAACTGAAGACCGCTAAAGTATTGTTGAAGGATAAGCCTGAGCTTGAGGACGTGAAGTAG
- a CDS encoding MBL fold metallo-hydrolase: MGISFTVLSSGSTGNATVVTNGDKTLLIDAGFSAKRIDELLHERDLVGSDIDGILVTHEHSDHIKGLGPVARKYNLPIYANEKTWDAMNKSIGKIAEENRIVMDSGEAMDFGTLQVESFGISHDAADPVGYNFYDGEEKLSVATDLGYVSDKVKRAISDADVLVLEANHDIELLRMGRYPWNTKRRILGDMGHLSNEASGEAMSELLTGGTKRTYLAHLSRDHNMMDLAKMTVRDAMEERGCFYKETDFQLCDTYYDRPTPWDKVSKP, from the coding sequence ATGGGGATATCTTTTACCGTGTTGTCGAGTGGGTCAACAGGGAATGCAACAGTAGTTACGAACGGAGATAAGACGCTCTTGATTGATGCAGGATTCAGTGCGAAGCGTATTGATGAGCTACTTCATGAACGAGATCTAGTAGGAAGCGATATTGATGGTATCTTAGTCACTCACGAGCATTCGGATCACATCAAAGGATTGGGACCGGTAGCACGTAAATATAATCTGCCGATCTATGCCAATGAGAAGACATGGGATGCTATGAATAAATCGATAGGGAAAATTGCCGAAGAGAATCGGATCGTGATGGATAGTGGTGAAGCGATGGATTTCGGTACACTTCAAGTTGAATCTTTCGGGATCTCACATGATGCTGCTGATCCCGTCGGTTACAATTTCTATGATGGAGAAGAGAAGCTTAGTGTAGCTACCGATCTAGGGTATGTGAGTGATAAAGTGAAGCGGGCCATCTCTGATGCAGACGTATTGGTATTGGAAGCGAACCATGATATCGAGTTGTTGCGCATGGGACGCTACCCATGGAATACGAAGCGTCGTATTCTCGGCGATATGGGTCACCTCTCGAATGAGGCTTCGGGTGAAGCGATGAGCGAACTGCTGACCGGAGGCACCAAACGAACATATTTAGCCCATTTAAGCCGAGACCACAATATGATGGATTTAGCCAAAATGACCGTGCGGGATGCCATGGAAGAACGTGGATGTTTCTATAAAGAAACGGATTTCCAGTTGTGTGACACCTATTATGATCGCCCTACGCCATGGGATAAGGTGAGTAAGCCATAA
- the yycI gene encoding two-component system regulatory protein YycI has product MDWGRAKNVLIYAFLLLNLVLGYQLWIDVREQANANLDFTSLGANTQKMMKEKNIQLLSLIPNVTPVLPKITYHYLTGDSTSDPVVLEQPIDSKLVFIGNELVKALANQIPQIKDYQFDPTSREDGVFVLHPLVEGKWPLFNDQTKLNLMYSDQKINSYQLSLIEINSSNEEEQQKVLPAADALGTLVDNNYIPPNSVVKDIKLGYYGEMFNSENQVAAPAWRFTLENGVYYVQGISGDVISPKTEKVKE; this is encoded by the coding sequence ATGGATTGGGGACGAGCCAAAAATGTACTTATATACGCGTTCTTGTTGCTTAATCTTGTACTGGGCTACCAGTTATGGATAGATGTGCGCGAGCAGGCGAACGCCAATCTAGACTTTACTTCATTAGGCGCCAACACTCAAAAGATGATGAAGGAGAAGAATATTCAGCTCTTATCATTAATTCCGAACGTTACGCCTGTGCTTCCTAAGATTACTTATCACTACCTTACGGGGGATAGCACCAGCGATCCTGTCGTGTTAGAGCAACCAATTGACAGCAAGCTAGTCTTTATTGGCAACGAGTTAGTGAAGGCACTGGCCAATCAAATTCCTCAAATTAAGGACTATCAATTCGACCCTACGTCTAGAGAAGATGGGGTCTTCGTGCTTCACCCTCTTGTTGAGGGCAAATGGCCTCTTTTCAATGATCAGACGAAATTGAATTTAATGTATAGTGATCAGAAGATTAATTCCTATCAACTATCCCTTATTGAAATTAATTCTTCAAATGAAGAGGAACAGCAGAAGGTACTACCTGCGGCAGACGCGTTAGGGACTTTGGTCGATAACAATTATATTCCACCGAATTCGGTGGTGAAGGATATAAAGCTAGGTTATTATGGAGAGATGTTTAATTCGGAGAATCAGGTCGCAGCTCCTGCATGGCGTTTCACGCTAGAGAACGGAGTGTACTATGTGCAAGGCATTAGCGGGGATGTTATTAGTCCTAAGACCGAGAAAGTAAAGGAGTAG
- a CDS encoding YycH family regulatory protein yields the protein MKEKLKTALLVLLVTSSLIQSYFLMYRLPGSDSIAKSATNYIKTDDMGPEERAENLIYPDRMIIHMGGNKHTIFYPHSTFYNLIFSRLQARSFDSFQRRSIQNIDINELRSQNDGIELTFASGVPVTLLERVMQIQPDALFQAEQINRIWIYNVKNESKAHALFFSTEGGVVYEAGKADLTAQDVQQHVDFGKQWTAYTSTKGSYYIPEVDIDVMEVEFEIGVYTTEQMHRSLFFDPSITRNIREKDGSEIYTDSKRSLQVRQEQKWMSYTDPAALPAGESSADTDVLAAVDFVNQHGGWNGEYRLSVVGSGEEENGVVFQQYYGAYPVLDTPQFKYGVMTLNLQQGTVSAYQRSLIYSKPGSVSKKMKKLPGGDDLKAKLKNEEIISAIVDLYPAYQPSLTKKGMQLTPVWAVKLQNGTVTVLE from the coding sequence ATGAAGGAGAAACTTAAGACCGCGTTGTTAGTGTTACTGGTAACGAGTAGTCTCATTCAGAGCTATTTCTTAATGTACCGCCTCCCTGGAAGTGATTCTATAGCCAAATCAGCAACGAATTATATTAAGACGGATGATATGGGACCTGAGGAACGAGCGGAGAATCTTATTTATCCAGACAGAATGATTATTCATATGGGTGGGAATAAGCATACTATCTTCTACCCTCACTCCACTTTCTATAATTTGATTTTCTCACGATTACAGGCGCGGAGCTTTGATAGTTTTCAACGTCGCTCTATACAAAATATCGATATCAATGAATTACGCTCTCAGAACGATGGCATTGAATTAACCTTTGCATCGGGAGTACCCGTAACTCTATTAGAACGGGTGATGCAGATTCAGCCAGACGCATTGTTCCAAGCGGAGCAAATTAATCGCATCTGGATTTATAATGTTAAGAATGAGTCGAAGGCGCACGCACTGTTCTTTAGCACAGAAGGTGGTGTCGTCTATGAGGCAGGTAAAGCGGATCTCACGGCACAAGATGTCCAGCAACATGTTGATTTCGGTAAACAGTGGACGGCTTATACTTCTACTAAAGGTTCCTACTATATTCCAGAGGTGGATATAGATGTGATGGAGGTTGAATTTGAGATCGGCGTGTATACTACGGAGCAAATGCATCGGAGTCTATTCTTTGATCCAAGTATAACTCGTAACATTCGAGAGAAGGATGGATCGGAAATATATACGGATAGTAAGCGAAGTTTACAGGTTAGACAGGAGCAAAAATGGATGAGCTATACAGACCCTGCAGCGCTTCCTGCCGGCGAGAGTAGTGCGGATACAGATGTACTGGCCGCAGTTGATTTCGTGAACCAGCATGGTGGGTGGAACGGCGAGTATAGGTTAAGCGTGGTTGGTAGTGGGGAGGAGGAGAATGGCGTTGTGTTCCAGCAGTATTATGGTGCATATCCCGTTCTTGATACACCACAATTTAAGTATGGTGTCATGACTCTGAACCTACAGCAGGGTACCGTGTCCGCATATCAGCGATCACTAATCTACAGTAAACCTGGCAGCGTAAGCAAGAAAATGAAGAAATTACCGGGCGGGGATGATCTGAAGGCTAAGCTTAAGAATGAGGAGATTATATCTGCTATCGTGGATCTCTATCCGGCCTATCAGCCGTCGTTGACGAAGAAAGGTATGCAGCTTACTCCGGTGTGGGCAGTGAAGTTACAGAACGGTACAGTGACTGTACTGGAGTAG
- the walK gene encoding cell wall metabolism sensor histidine kinase WalK, with translation MKMASFFRTIQAKLIIVYMLLILIAMQLIGVYFVSTMKNSLTSNFTKDLQEQAELLSVMAADKLGGEFDAGKNSVESLAIIVNNLFNLSGVEIQVLDANGKVMITSLSAHDNYIGRKNTQTVVSRALQGISDNEEYMIDEDNERKRVVAKPVISNGKIVGAIYIVASMGELHDTMGRVNNIFISGILIALGLTAVLGVILAHTITQPIIELTRHAKAVAEGSFDQKMPIFGKDEIGQLSEAFNYMTSRLQEALLQNEEEKEKLASILSNMSDGVIATDEAGHIILVNRRAGEMLNLDEASVVTRDITLLLGLDLEQSQAFTEGTISTTLLEISPEETNAPYMVRVTFMPIYRREFGITGTIAVLQDVTEQEKLEASRREFVANVSHELRTPLTTIKSYTEALDDGALEDPQLAPKFVGVIQNETERMIRLVTDLLHLSRLDNKESFLRKQMTDMFEMLEDVSDRFSFQMQQKNIQSEITVEEKIQSAWLDRDQIDQVLDNLVSNSLKYTPEGGKITLDARLTDNHMIAISVQDTGIGIPKKDLGQIFDRFYRVDKARSRNMGGTGLGLSIAREIVSAHGGTIALQSEFGQGSKITFTLPLQEEGGETI, from the coding sequence CTGCAAGAACAGGCAGAACTGCTCTCAGTCATGGCTGCGGACAAATTGGGAGGCGAATTCGACGCCGGGAAGAATTCGGTTGAAAGCCTAGCAATTATCGTTAATAATCTATTTAATTTAAGTGGAGTGGAGATTCAGGTACTCGATGCTAATGGTAAGGTAATGATCACCTCTCTCTCTGCGCATGATAATTATATAGGACGCAAGAATACGCAGACGGTGGTTAGTCGTGCACTTCAAGGTATTAGTGATAATGAAGAGTATATGATAGATGAAGATAATGAACGTAAGCGTGTCGTTGCTAAGCCTGTTATCAGCAATGGCAAAATTGTAGGAGCCATATATATCGTTGCCTCCATGGGTGAGCTACATGACACGATGGGGCGCGTTAATAATATATTCATATCAGGGATATTAATAGCGCTAGGATTAACGGCGGTATTAGGCGTTATTCTAGCGCATACTATTACGCAGCCAATCATAGAGTTAACTCGTCATGCTAAAGCGGTAGCGGAAGGAAGCTTCGATCAGAAGATGCCGATATTCGGTAAAGATGAGATTGGACAGTTGAGTGAAGCCTTTAACTATATGACAAGTCGACTACAAGAAGCGTTGCTGCAGAATGAAGAAGAGAAAGAGAAACTAGCCTCAATCCTCAGCAATATGAGTGACGGTGTCATTGCAACCGATGAGGCGGGACATATTATTCTGGTGAACCGTCGTGCTGGAGAGATGCTAAATCTTGACGAGGCGTCAGTAGTCACTCGAGACATTACGTTATTGCTTGGGCTTGATCTAGAGCAGTCACAGGCATTTACCGAGGGAACCATTAGTACTACGTTACTTGAGATTAGTCCTGAGGAAACGAACGCTCCGTATATGGTGCGTGTAACGTTCATGCCTATTTATCGGAGGGAGTTCGGTATTACTGGCACCATTGCTGTACTGCAAGATGTGACAGAACAAGAGAAATTAGAGGCTTCTCGCCGAGAGTTCGTCGCCAATGTATCTCATGAATTAAGAACACCGCTGACGACAATTAAAAGTTATACAGAAGCGCTTGATGATGGTGCATTAGAGGACCCACAGTTAGCACCAAAGTTCGTGGGTGTTATTCAGAATGAGACAGAGCGAATGATTCGCCTTGTTACAGATCTCCTTCATTTATCAAGATTGGATAATAAGGAATCCTTCTTACGTAAGCAGATGACGGATATGTTCGAGATGCTAGAGGATGTGAGTGATCGGTTCTCTTTTCAAATGCAGCAGAAGAATATTCAATCAGAAATTACAGTGGAAGAGAAAATCCAGAGTGCATGGCTTGATCGCGATCAGATTGACCAAGTGTTGGATAACCTCGTATCCAATTCACTTAAATATACACCTGAGGGTGGGAAGATAACGCTAGATGCTAGATTAACAGACAATCATATGATTGCGATCTCTGTTCAGGATACAGGGATAGGAATCCCTAAGAAAGACTTAGGACAGATTTTTGACCGTTTTTATAGAGTGGACAAGGCCCGTTCACGTAACATGGGAGGCACAGGACTTGGGTTGTCCATTGCCCGGGAAATTGTTAGTGCCCATGGTGGCACAATAGCTCTTCAATCGGAGTTCGGACAAGGGTCGAAGATCACCTTTACACTGCCTCTGCAAGAAGAAGGAGGGGAGACGATATGA